GGATGTTCGTGGCGGCCGTCGCCTGCGTTCAGCACCGGGCAGTCGACCTTGCCCGCGATCAGCCGCACCGCGCCCGACGACATGTGGCGGATGACGATGACGTCGGCGCGCATCGCGTTGAGCGTCATCGCGGTGTCGATCAGCGTCTCGCCCTTCTTCACGCTCGACTGCGCGGCGTGCATGTTGACGACGTCCGCGCCCAGCCGCTTGCCCGCGATCTCGAAGCTCAGCAGCGTGCGCGTGCTGTTCTCGAAGAAGGCGTTGATCTGCGTGAAGCCGGCCAGCCGCCGGTCGGGGGCGGCGCGGGTGCGGTTCGCCTCGACCCATGTCTCCGCTTCGTCGAGCAGGAACATGATCTCGTGCGGCTGGAGCCCCTCGATCCCGGTGAGGTGACGATGCGGAAAGACCGCGCCGCCGGGGATGAGGGTGGCGGGGCGATGATCGGAGCGCTGCATCACGCGCGCCGGGTAGCGGCGCGCACGCGCGGGGGCAAGGGTCGCGAGTCGCGGCGGCGGCGCGGCGCGCGGAAGTTGACAAAGTTGACGCCACGTCGGCGCCGGAAGCGCCCCCGCGCTGCCGTCCGTCGACGAGGGGCGGTCGCGGGGAGGGCATGGGACATGGGCGCGACGATAGCGCATCGATGCGATGTAGGACAGCGGGGGGGAGCGTGGCCGCGTCCCGTTTTCCGCGCCGTGCGGGCGGTGTTGCGGGACGGTCGATGTCGCCCGGCGTTGGATTTCCAATGGCCTTGCGGTGTTTTCGGGGATGGCGTGCCATTTGGGACAGCGCCGGCCTCCTCACGAAGCAAGCAAGAGCATCGATCAGACCCTGACGGATGGACGGCAACCGAACCAACCTCTATATCGGACGTTGGAGGACCATCATGCGCGTGAACACCAGCACATCGATGCGCCTGGCTCGCCGGGTCAAGCGTCGGTACGGCACCTGGCAGGCGGTGCGGCAGGCCTCACAGGTGGAGAACGGCATTTACGTCGTGAGCGCGAGCGCCGCTCCCGACAACGACCGGGATGGATCGGCGCCCGTCACGGCATAATCGTCGTGGCCTTCAGTTACTCCTTATTTCTCGTTCTGCTGCTGATCTTTCCGGGGCTCTGCTTTTGGGCGGGGTGGCGCGCGGGTGAGCGCACCGATTTCCTGAGCCCCTCGCCGGATCGACCGAACTCCACGGTCACGCTGTTCATCGTGGTGTTCGGCACCATCGCGGGGCATCTGCTTGGGACCGGCTTCTTCGCGGCTCAGTCGGTCTGGTGTCACGTAACCGGCATGTGCCTGCGTATCGGTTTCGATCCCAATGTCTATCGCGCCCTGCTGCGCGGTGCGGCGGCGACCGATTTCTGGTCAAGATCTCGAAAACGGGATTGGACCGGGTGGACAGCAGCTCGACGCCGATCACGCAGCTTCAGGTGACGGCAGCGGAAATCGCGAACGTCGCGCTGGAGGTCGTGCAAGCCCCCGCAGCGGATGTCGCCGCCGTCGCGGAAGAGGATGCGACGACGACAGGAAGCTGACTGCCATAACAAGGCGGACCTCCTGCCGCGTTCAGCCGAGGTTGGCTCGTTTCGGCTACCTCTGCGTTCAGCGAACGTGTTTCACAGGGAGGAATGCATGATCCTGCGAATTTCGATGGTGATGGGGTTGGTGAGTGCTGCGGTGCTGTCGGGCTGTGCGACGACCGCGGGGAGCACGGCGGGCGGCGCGCCTGCACCCGTCGCCGCGCAGGCAGCCGTGCTGAACGCGGTTTTCGCCTCGAACGCCTCGGGGTTGCAGGACGGGTCGCCGACCTATTGCGTCCGGGCGGGTGGAGAAGAGGCGGGTGGCGAGATGACCCGGGCCGTGGTCGCGGCGCTGAGCGACAACCCGAAGGTGAAACCGGCATCGGCGTGCGAGGTCGCCGATGGCGGGGACGGGGTGTTCGACCGCCAGACCCGGCAGCGGGCGGTGATGTTCACGGTGGAGACGTCGAACTGTCCGTCCGCGACGGAGTGCCTCATCCGCGGCGGCTATTACGAAGGCAATCTCAGCGCGCAGACGAACGTCTATCGCGCACGGCTGGTGGAGGGACGTTGGAACGTCTCGCTGGCGGAGACGGGCCCCGTTTCCTGATCGGTGCGGGACGGGGTCGCGTCGGCCGCGCGGCCCCTACACCATGACCAGCGCGTCGATCGCGGCTTGCAGGATCGTGGCGGCGGCGTGGTTGTCGATGCGCTCGGCGCGCTTCGCCCGGCTCATGTCCTGTTCGATCAGCGCGCGTTCGGCGCTGACGGTCGACCAGCGCTCGTCCCACAGCAGGATCGGGTAGTCCACGTCGCGGCAGTTGCGCGCGAAGGCGCGGATCGACTGGGTGCGCGGGCTGTCGCTTCCATCGAGGTTGAGCGGGAGGCCGACGACCCAGCCGGCGACCTGCTGCCGCAGCGACAGCGCGACCAGCGCCGCCTTGTCCTGCGTGAATTTCGTGCGGCGGATCAGGTGCGCGGGACTGGCGAAGCTCCAGCCCGCATCGCACAGCGCGGTGCCGATCGTCTTCGTCCCCACGTCGAGCCCGAGCAGGCGGCCGCCGCCGGGTAGCGCAGCGCGAAAGTCGGCGGCGGCGAGGAAGATCATCTCGCCGCCAGGCGGCGCGCGGCATCGGCGCGGACGTTGGCCCAGAACAGGCTGTAGTCGTAGACGTGATAATTGTTGCCGGGCAGCGTGTACGGTCCGACGTCGGGCGGGGCGCCGATCAGCAGTAGTCCGCGATCGTCGCAGCGCGCGGGGATGCGCCCGGGGGTGATCGTCGCCCCGCTCAGCTCCTTGTTGGGGAACAGGGTGCCGAGGTTCGCGGTGGCGGGCGCCGCGCCCCCCATCGTGCCCGTCAGCGGGTTGGTGCACAGCATCGGCGTGCCGCGGCGCGGGCGGCCGTCGAAGCCGGTCGAGCGATCGTATATCTCGCGGATCAGCGTGGGGTCGGCCGGCTCGGCGAAGGACTGCCACGAAAGGATGCAGCCGCGCTGGTCGGGGGCGGTGCAGGCGGGCAGGCCGAGCGCGCCGATGTCGGTGACGAGGGACACCGGCCAGCCGACGACATAGGCCGCGACGATCCGCTTCGCGAGCGGGGTGCCGGCGACCCGGTCCCGCAGCAGGCGGGTGAGGTGGAGCGCGCCCTGGCTATGCCCGGCGAGGATGATGGGACGGTCGGGGCCGGCCTCCGCCAGGAAGGCGTCGAAGGCGGCGAGCACGTCGCCATAGGCCAGCCGCAACGCCTGCTCGGCCGCGGCCTTGTCGGTCAGGAACGCGCCGAAGGTCGCCTGTCGGTAGCGCGGCGCCCAGATGTCGCCCGCCTCGTTGAAGGCGCTGGCCTGCGCGCGCAGGAACAAGGCGGCGCGCTC
The sequence above is drawn from the Sphingomonas adhaesiva genome and encodes:
- the ruvX gene encoding Holliday junction resolvase RuvX, encoding MIFLAAADFRAALPGGGRLLGLDVGTKTIGTALCDAGWSFASPAHLIRRTKFTQDKAALVALSLRQQVAGWVVGLPLNLDGSDSPRTQSIRAFARNCRDVDYPILLWDERWSTVSAERALIEQDMSRAKRAERIDNHAAATILQAAIDALVMV
- a CDS encoding DUF3089 domain-containing protein — translated: MVRRFLYVVAALIVLGLAAAFAYRLWGVEMIRMAMVPGESFRAQSAIGADAYRDDRMWLARPSLRRNPALWTPAGYRARTAPGGAAVFFLHPTSYLNRAHWNAPLDDREANERAALFLRAQASAFNEAGDIWAPRYRQATFGAFLTDKAAAEQALRLAYGDVLAAFDAFLAEAGPDRPIILAGHSQGALHLTRLLRDRVAGTPLAKRIVAAYVVGWPVSLVTDIGALGLPACTAPDQRGCILSWQSFAEPADPTLIREIYDRSTGFDGRPRRGTPMLCTNPLTGTMGGAAPATANLGTLFPNKELSGATITPGRIPARCDDRGLLLIGAPPDVGPYTLPGNNYHVYDYSLFWANVRADAARRLAAR